A genomic window from Plasmodium chabaudi chabaudi strain AS genome assembly, chromosome: 8 includes:
- a CDS encoding E3 ubiquitin-protein ligase, putative — MKKYMIFENSQYSYIINTIKHGNESEKLAALNDFYEQLNLSVDGGISNSHLEEYINVLIHVINKPHASYDDSYKNTANKKTSKGWGNDKKLNNDKINDVVGNGLNNFFKIIQEHIGVYGTSFDDMDEFDYSDNNNEKSRRKKKKKKSNKGKDNDENNNSDNNKKGNKKLLENLNTNEEEKVDKADNEGEKGKDEISEEEDDEENESEENDEDESSEDNKNKYSSEFDSEFDSSNNCSSITSECSNEFDNEKMFMDEACAIDVKYINMIYTATCCIYTILDIYPNSIKYVINNRDCVNILNKKLNDIEYIDVAEVILKIFEKLVEKDPMLILKKKSIKYMLMHIDFYNVNIQKKIFFCIIQMINNIKKYKHIKKYIMPYCNTYVNFFHFNYIHILNIICTLWRSLLDKIITIQLDNDNKIRRRANSLLLDEDRIRNSRKGKNKSTKEVSSYLSKLMEKKKKTKKKKKKKKQGGNDSNDNEDKSAMKHLHTKDENDKSYNVIEISDDENKSNDISSDISSNNKSKKKKNSQKKIASSISKNKKSKFSENDIEDDHGGDKKKKKKKKISNKKEKIDKEDNANDSYSDSSCSQKENKNEKRKKTKKKKDDIYILDDNLSENDQHIDKKEQDNKNLFTTVLENINESHVEVKSEENVFSINKIKNDETKKIGNNLDKGKEDRRNSKEEKNKTNYINNQNNLLQNIIHLNNNENINNKLCTEIESVYNTNIRDNIIKLLIECKIEDNLYAFIETFYIISILVNYSNNILEDFCNSDFLEKFNELFDNKKFKNNNILIIYILFTLYSFLPICKIDGSVIHKYETENLLRKQNKEEPLKTNIQENDIFSNGELSSTKCVPLNFPVDVKKEKLDFYKNNLKYLMKVIKIIIPNIYTIFEETLYYDTKYLCTSILLSLFISLYKISFTSFNNPEFVQCLNYIFSYNTELYSFIRFSILNNLSDTSAISGIIICKIVESLVNLISTNLMYKDLKEKLNIKSENTTNEAYINFNMNDKNISIQENDITNLTFNNNKTVFLHVLINIIKNILLKKKREIAIQDSNSLCNSNKQIYNIIFLYFYDLYNSDCSGKNIINNNSYSIPHKILYNNPEHNDVDTSKNGNLLFFNYERESKNVNLEFGTIFLCYENVKKCKNNDVSNIFLKDLIIDEISCYNNVVLSYYYLINLFYNLYRMREDGSIYFYQYNIAKRLYFFLFQKLFYGNTGKKHTQYVDSWQENNEGYVFKNNTIINNEEFIYKEKQKKKILKLLKNIDRNLRLYIFLYALLFVNNEKKEDIVHGLFLNSIKKLYNILGMVKNIEEINTSEFNNLKLNILKIFDVYHYNLITNNVSFYHFSNLIKLTKDCLNMFDNLPMHFFQENLNSTNNCMHTNINDLNTNNNKALWSSNSDDFPSLHQDNYCGNNVLGSKSRKASDNNLAKGLKQRKKNNKEDSNIDERADNSETNKQVEGVDLGTNINEKKLDTSIFIEEIDEEKKKQKKTEENDPPIFYTLKEPNKEVGINKKEESGKDVSSTSTPYARQNSIPIKDKKQTKGNNFIDEKDMSSVKNYNNVYYVSKDSFYDALSKNNNISTKYNDKKGKCMYNNYNCHFPIHLRRNGLYVDNVAIFNSLNKGIQLSMVQDNNDEPSNNRMYQEMNKNGNNVVYGYTKEGDEEDKSGILSYKNKEKDDKNRKNVKISQKSAKDLKINRMIYTKDMTNRFLYFSKNDLDKSKNLQGSFNIFEPFNKVENYIRKNINKINKNYNSKYYGKNDDFIILSINGINVHKDSCISEYLVKLSDLYYLNKNESYINEENIYCNFENFYVYNDVVEHCITNYNYIKNNIKYLWNNNTYQGIYSTISTGNNKNNNMHIINYKIIKKRKHSEQAYDQAFYDDELMNINNDLNIVTKKKSKKKRDNNYDNMDEGIQKSEHNTFYKNDDIYSYVSPSTYKQIKSSINTPFSCKIINDKYNYYNISFDLVKQLHNTVDENVETSVGTENGAGNNFLTMLKEKAQKEACEKSKSLYHEIGTTQDAYDYKSLKHVSGQEYYDELGNEKIENEKKASPFLLDYLKNCYIDNKMDFEFLENNYVENDSIYLSTYLKNEMTKVTELILLDNHYINKDIMLSTHYHNFNVPLDNEKNKNGNIGYDSKRSTIEDIEMGRMWEANLYKKYYEKKKISETFKNTIYNNEEINKESNETHQDSLFQHESMTKPAFEEEEFYMLFNYMPMYSEIIKKGVIMKTENDAEWEYDQACFNLNNVKNCLCNNKKKRKMDRDIFIENMYNFLLYKILFLLFKYFKIFNTQPLLDFYMSNDIENKLILDENKFESMKLLNDMTQHEMNFVKSFYLCKNNRDNYEEPNKLLLDINKIEKKDFILNSLNNKIMYYLNNPLFMFSEKLPSWIYKIFYLFNFVINIDIRSFFFEIAYFGNYRGLYNYKQRIKELVDKFNEKVTTRNGALMEEHLLSVCANYTYNSEKKKIFNFLQDNTTLSLPRTKIKLHRHKIVDSSFRIFNHLHYINSNYVTPSYLDIEFFNEEGTGLGPSLEFYNEVIEELKKEKLKLFKIENNYLFPISYKIDLNNFDFNLLKKPKQSELTNMSNNSASDLGAAFSGNLHNFNNHRTFGSTNHNTYNSSSINKRINGVSDGVNTNSYHSVNSFINHFLYSMNSNIFNKNNRNFDNFDDISKIGILDKKSKNKKNKKSGKKSGSSKSKNVSITDINNGSFESDSKKKLKKKKKKNDAEEEGEIDEDEDAEEIKNSSTKTNKKDKICQELTSEKPKDKKGTNNQDNCMDNYSEDDINKSINMPDKTSSYKNNNGFDIKDENTKIYEEKQINTEVNKKKRGRSYDPENEENEEENKKGVDGKDDINVKEQMDDQSFDEDEENDYEDEEEYGYEIDEYDDDDYYDEYSEEYEKGEKKNNLKKNKKEKNLDNKGTKNNQINEIAEKSENKYTISSVSSFDTIKKQKNDITVKEEQSEKNKEAYEETSKKMKKSKNDEIVTNVPERKIKEEIKDEYVIDDNKRKQTEKGDKENKNANIKKYKLFTKDFEEHFLKEDNIEMEKKNESSTKKNNDTNNGFNLGKSETQDIINLLFSEMNNKTPLDMGYNSSANKNANMAEKENERKKEEIEPTPKKTNETINKKGNSKNKKGISTEHDTLENRLFKYFKLLGQLCAKILTDNRNVDINLHPLFWYLVMNNSGYINMSKLHHYQSVDAVNMNSINKLLEYRRDGKNVEDLHLDFTLLGTTPPVELIPDGSNISVTNENLDLFINKTIQYSLYEGIKFQVWAFRFGFSTIAPLICTNIFDEEEICEYLFGSSINNDEYWTKSHLSTYIKPDHGYTNDSITFITLIEILSEFDCNERKMFLKFCTGTSTLPNNGFSALKPLMKVVKKEDNNDLPSVMTCTNYLKIPDYKNKEKLRNRLMYAINEGQKNFSLS, encoded by the exons atgaaaaaatatatgatttttgaaaactcacaatattcatatataataaatactaTAAAACATGGAAACGAATCCGAGAAG CTCGCTGCGCTGAACGATTTTTACGAGCAGTTAAACTTATCTGTGGATGGAGGAATAAGTAATTCACATTTGGAAGAATATATTAACGTGTTAATTCATGTAATTAATAAACCCCATGCATCGTATGATGATTCATACAAAAATActgcaaataaaaaaacatctAAAGGATGGGGGAacgataaaaaattaaataatgataaaataaatgatgtaGTAGGAAATGGGCTAAATAATTTcttcaaaataatacaagAGCATATAGGTGTTTATGGTACAAGTTTTGATGATATGGATGAATTTGATTATAGtgacaataataatgagaAATCTcgacgaaaaaaaaaaaaaaaaaaaagtaataagGGAAAagataatgatgaaaataacaatagtgataataataaaaaaggaaataaaaaattattagaaaATTTGAACACaaatgaagaagaaaaagtaGATAAAGCAGATAATGAGGGAGAGAAAGGAAAAGATGAAATAAGTGAAGAAGAGgatgatgaagaaaatgaatcggaggaaaatgatgaagatgAAAGTAGcgaagataataaaaacaaatatagtAGCGAATTTGATTCAGAATTTGATAGTTCAAATAATTGCTCTAGTATTACAAGCGAATGTAGTAATGAGTTTGATAATGAGAAAATGTTTATGGATGAAGCATGTGCAATcgatgtaaaatatattaatatgatatatactGCTACTTGTTGTATCTATACTATTTTAGATATATACCCTaattcaataaaatatgtaattaaTAATCGAGATTgcgtaaatatattaaataaaaaattaaatgatatagaATATATTGATGTAGCTGaagtaatattaaaaatttttgaaaaactAGTAGAAAAAGATCCTATGcttatattgaaaaaaaaaagtattaaatatatgttaatgcatatagatttttataatgtaaatattcagaaaaaaatatttttttgcattattcaaatgattaataatattaagaaatataaacatattaaaaaatatatcatgcCTTATTGTAACACATAtgtcaatttttttcacttcaattatattcatatattaaatattatttgcaCTTTATGGAGATCATTacttgataaaataattactaTACAATtagataatgataataaaattagaaGAAGAGCgaattcattattattagatGAAGATAGAATTCGCAATTCTCGAAAaggtaaaaataaaagcacAAAAGAAGTATCATCTTATTTAAGTAAATTAATggaaaagaagaaaaaaactaaaaagaaaaaaaagaaaaaaaaacaagggGGTAATGATTCAAATGATAATGAAGATAAAAGTGCAATGAAGCATTTGCACACTAAGGacgaaaatgataaaagcTATAATGTTATAGAAATATCAGATGATGAAAACAAAAGTAATGATATATCCAGTGATATTAGTAGTAATAACAAAAgtaagaaaaagaaaaattctcaaaaaaaaatagctagcTCAATTagtaaaaacaaaaaatccAAATTTTCCGAAAATGACATAGAGGACGATCACGGGGGtgataagaaaaaaaagaagaaaaaaaaaatatctaataaaaaggaaaaaattgataaagaAGATAATGCTAATGATAGCTATTCAGATTCCAGTTGTAgtcaaaaagaaaataaaaacgaaaaaagaaaaaaaacgaaaaaaaaaaaagatgatatatacattttagaTGATAACTTATCAGAAAATGATCAACACatagataaaaaagaacaagataataaaaacttaTTTACGACAgttttagaaaatattaatgaatCACATGTCGAAGTAAAGAGTGaagaaaatgttttttctattaataaaataaaaaacgatgaaacgaaaaaaattggtAACAATCTTGATAAAGGTAAAGAAGATCGTCGAAATAGTaaggaagaaaaaaacaaaacaaattatattaacaacCAAAATAAccttttacaaaatataattcatttaaataataatgaaaatataaataataaattatgtacAGAAATAGAAAGCGTATATAATACTAATATTAgagataatattataaaattattaatagaaTGTAAAATAGAGGATAATTTATATGCCTTTATcgaaacattttatattatatctatACTAGTTaattatagtaataatatattagaaGATTTTTGTAACAGCGactttttagaaaaatttaatgaattatttgataataaaaagtttaaaaacaataatatattgattatttatattttatttactttatattcttttcttCCAATATGTAAAATTGATGGATCTGTAATACATAAGTATGAAACAGAAAATTTGTtaagaaaacaaaataaagaagagCCATTAAAAACTAACATAcaagaaaatgatatttttagtAATGGCGAGTTGAGTTCCACTAAGTGTGTACCTCTGAATTTTCCAGTGGatgttaaaaaagaaaagctcgatttttataaaaataatttgaaatatttaatgaaagttataaaaataattataccaaatatatataccataTTTGAAGAAAcattatattatgatacaaaatatttatgtacatCCATACTGTTATCGCTATTTATTTCTCtctataaaatatcatttaCATCCTTTAACAATCCAGAATTTGTTCaatgtttaaattatatatttagttATAATACAGAgttatattcttttataagatttagtattttaaataatttatctgACACATCAGCTATTAGtggtattattatatgcaaaatTGTCGAGTCGCTTGTAAATCTTATATCAACTAATTTAATGTATAAAGATTTGAAGGAAaaattgaatataaaaagtgaaaatacAACTAATGAggcatatattaattttaatatgaacgataaaaatatcagcattcaagaaaatgatataacGAACCTCACttttaacaataataaaacagtttttttacatgtactaataaatattataaaaaatatattactaaaaaagaaaagagaAATAGCTATCCAGGACAGCAACTCTTTATGCAATagtaataaacaaatttataacattatatttttgtacttttatgatttatataattctgACTGTTCAggcaaaaatataataaataataatagctATTCCATTCcccataaaattttatataataatccCGAGCATAATGATGTTGATACATccaaaaatggaaatttattattttttaattacgAAAGAGAATCGAAAAATGTCAATTTAGAATTTGgcacaatatttttatgttatgagaatgtaaaaaaatgcaaaaataatgatgtgtcgaacatatttttaaaagatttaATTATTGATGAAATAAGTTGCTATAATAATGTTGTTTTATCttactattatttaataaatttgttttataatttatatcgTATGCGCGAAGATGGatcaatttatttttatcaatataatattgcaaaaaggttatatttttttttatttcaaaagCTGTTTTATGGAAATACAGGAAAAAAACATACACAATACGTAGACAGTTGGCAAGAAAACAACGAGGgatatgtttttaaaaataatactattattaataatgaagaatttatatataaggaaaaacaaaaaaagaaaattttgaaattattaaaaaatatagatagaAATTTaagattatatatatttttatatgcattattgTTTGTTaacaatgaaaaaaaagaggaTATAGTACatggtttatttttaaatagcattaaaaagttatataacattttagGGATGGTGAAAAATATCGAAGAAATAAACACATCcgaatttaataatttaaaattgaatattttaaaaatttttgatgtttatcattataatttaattacaAATAATGTATCTTTTTACCACTTTTCCAATTTGATCAAATTAACAAAAGAttgtttaaatatgtttgaTAACTTGCCtatgcattttttccaagaaaatttaaatagcacaaataattgtatgcacacaaatataaatgacttgaatacaaataataataaagctCTATGGTCATCAAATTCCGATGATTTTCCATCGTTACATCAGGACAACTACTGTGGCAATAATGTGTTGGGTTCCAAAAGCAGAAAAGCTagtgataataatttggCAAAAGGTTTGAAACagagaaagaaaaataacaaGGAAGATTCAAACATCGATGAGCGTGCAGATAATAGCGAAACAAATAAACAAGTAGAAGGTGTTGACTTAGGTactaatattaatgaaaagaaaCTCGATACTTCTATATTTATCGAAGAAattgatgaagaaaaaaaaaaacaaaaaaaaacggaagaaaatgatcctccaatattttatactcTAAAAGAGCCCAATAAAGAAGTaggaattaataaaaaggaagaaaGCGGAAAAGATGTTAGTTCAACAAGTACACCATATGCACGCCAAAATAGTATTCCTATTAAggataaaaaacaaacaaaaggaaataattttattgacGAAAAAGATATGAGTAGTGTCaaaaattacaataatGTGTATTATGTTTCTAAAGATTCATTTTATGATGCCTTatccaaaaataataatataagtacaaaatataatgacaaaaaaggaaaatgcatgtataataattacaaTTGTCATTTCCCAATCCATTTAAGAAGAAACGGATTATATGTTGATAATGTGgcaatttttaattctttgaACAAGGGTATACAATTATCAATGGTACAGGATAATAATGACGAACCTTCAAATAATAGAATGTATCaagaaatgaataaaaatggaaataatgtAGTTTATGGTTACACAAAAGAAGGTGACGAAGAAGATAAGAGTGGTATATTAtcctataaaaataaagaaaaggatgataaaaatcgtaaaaatgtaaaaatatcacAAAAAAGTGCGAAAGATTTAAAGATTAACAGAatgatatatacaaaagATATGACAAAtagatttttatatttttctaaaaatgaTCTTGATAAAtctaaaaatttacaaggatcttttaacatatttgaaccatttaataaagttgaaaattatataagaaaaaatattaacaaaattaataaaaattataattcaaaatattatggaaaaaatgatgattttATTATCCTATCAATTAATGGAATAAATGTGCATAAAGATTCATGTATTTCTGAGTACTTAGTAAAATTAAgtgatttatattatttaaataaaaatgaatcatatattaacgaggagaatatatattgcaattttgaaaatttttatgtttataatgATGTAGTAGAGCATTGTATAAccaattataattatattaaaaataatataaaatatttatggaataataataccTATCAGGGTATTTATAGTACCATTAGTACAggcaataataaaaataataacatgcacattataaattacaaaattattaaaaaacgaaaacaTTCTGAACAAGCATATGACCAAGCTTTCTATGATGACGAACTTATgaacataaataatgatttaaatattgttacaaaaaaaaaaagtaaaaaaaaaagagataataattatgataatatgGATGAAGGTATACAAAAAAGTGAACATAACacattttacaaaaatgatgatatatattcttatgTCAGTCCAAGTacttataaacaaattaagaGTAGCATAAATACTCCATTTTCatgtaaaattataaatgataaatataattattataatatatctttCGATTTAGTTAAACAATTACATAATACTGTTGATGAAAATGTTGAAACGAGTGTGGGTACAGAAAATGGCGCGGGAAATAATTTCCTTACTATGCTAAAAGAGAAAGCACAAAAAGAAGCTTgtgaaaaaagtaaaagtTTATATCATGAAATAGGAACAACTCAAGATGCTTATGATTATAAATCTTTAAAACATGTAAGTGGGCAAGAATATTATGACGAATTGGGAAATGAAAAGATAgagaatgaaaaaaaagcatCACCATTTTTACTTgactatttaaaaaattgttatatagATAACAAAATGGATTTTGAgtttttagaaaataattatgtagaaaatgattcaatttatttatctaCCTATCTTAAAAACGAGATGACAAAAGTAACAGAACTTATTCTTTTAGATAATCACTATATTAATAAGGATATAATGCTTAGTACACACTATCACAATTTCAATGTCCCTTtagataatgaaaaaaataaaaatggaaatattgGATATGACAGTAAAAGAAGTACTATTGAAGATATTGAAATGGGAAGAATGTGGGAAGCTAATTTGtataagaaatattatgaaaaaaaaaaaatttctgAAACATTCAAAAATAcgatatataataatgaagaaataaacaaaGAAAGTAATGAAACACATCAAGATTCTTTATTTCAACATGAAAGTATGACTAAACCAGCTtttgaagaagaagaattttatatgctatttaattatatgccTATGTATAGTGAAATTATTAAGAAGGGAGTCATAATGAAAACAGAAAATGATGCGGAGTGGGAATATGATCAAGCATGTTTCAATTTAAACAatgttaaaaattgtttatgtaataataaaaaaaagaggaAAATGGATAgagatatatttattgaaaatatgtacaactttttgttatataaaatattatttttactttttaagtattttaaaattttcaatacTCAGCCACTTTTAGACTTTTATATGAGTAATGACATCGAAAATAAGTTGATTttagatgaaaataaatttgaatcaatgaaattattaaatgatatgACACAACATGAAATGAATTTTGTGAaatctttttatttatgcaaAAACAATAGAGACAATTATGAAGAGCCAAACAAATTGCTActtgatataaataaaatagaaaaaaaagatttcatattaaatagtttaaataataaaataatgtattatttgaataatcCATTATTCATGTTTAGTGAAAAATTACCATCAtggatatacaaaatattttatttatttaattttgtaataaatattgatattcgatcttttttttttgaaatagcATATTTTGGAAATTATAGAggtttatataattataaacaaagGATAAAAGAATTAGTTGATAAgtttaatgaaaaagtaACAACTAGAAATGGTGCATTAATGGAAGAACATTTATTATCAGTGTGTGCAAATTATACTTATAATtctgaaaagaaaaaaatatttaattttttacaagaTAATACTACTTTATCGTTACCTAGAACTAAAATCAAATTACACAGACATAAAATAGTAGATTCATCTTTCCGAATATTTAATCATTtacattatattaattcGAATTATGTTACACCCTCCTATTTAGATATAGAATTTTTTAACGAAGAGGGAACCGGGTTAGGTCCTTCTTTAGAGTTTTATAATGAAGTTATTGAAgagttaaaaaaagagaaattaaaattgtttaaaattgaaaataattaccTTTTTCCTATATCTTATAAAATAgatttaaacaattttgatttcaatttattaaaaaaacctAAACAATCTGAACTTACAAATATGAGTAATAATAGTGCTAGTGACTTAGGGGCAGCCTTTTCTGGAAACCTTCACAATTTCAATAATCATCGAACATTTGGCTCAACTAATCATAACACATATAATTCTTCGTCgattaataaaagaattaatGGTGTTAGTGATGGGGTAAATACAAATAGTTACCATTCAGTTAACAGTTTCATAAAtcactttttatattctatgaattcaaacatatttaataagaataatagaaattttgataattttgacgatatatcaaaaataggaattttagataaaaaatcgaagaataaaaagaacaaaaaaagtgGCAAAAAAAGCGGAAGCAGTAAATCTAAAAATGTTTCCATTACCGATATTAACAATGGTAGTTTCGAAAGtgatagtaaaaaaaaattgaaaaaaaaaaaaaaaaaaaatgatgccGAAGAAGAAGGTGAAATTGACGAGGATGAAGATGCtgaagaaattaaaaatagttcAACAAAAAcgaataaaaaagataaaatatgcCAAGAATTAACTAGCGAAAAACCAAAAGATAAAAAGGGAACAAACAATCAGGATAATTGTATGGATAACTATTCCGaagatgatataaataagtcTATTAATATGCCTGATAAAACatcatcatataaaaataataatggctttgatataaaagatgaaaatacaaaaatatatgaagaaaaacaaataaatacagaagtaaataaaaaaaaaagaggtAGGAGTTATGATCctgaaaatgaagaaaatgaagaagaaaataagaAAGGTGTAGATGGAAAAGATGATATTAATGTGAAAGAACAAATGGATGATCAAAGTTTTGATGaggatgaagaaaatgattatGAAGATGAAGAGGAATATGGTTACGAAATTGACGAATATGATGATGACGATTATTATGATGAATATAGTgaagaatatgaaaaaggtgaaaagaaaaacaatcttaaaaaaaataaaaaagaaaagaactTAGATAATAAaggaacaaaaaataaccAAATTAATGAAATAGCTGAAAAatcagaaaataaatatacaatatcCTCAGTTTCATCTTTTGATACCataaagaaacaaaaaaatgatataactGTAAAAGAAGAGCAaagcgaaaaaaataaagaagctTATGAAGAAActagtaaaaaaatgaaaaaatctAAGAACGATGAAATAGTAACAAATGTACcagaaagaaaaataaaagaagaaataaaagatgaaTATGTCATAGATGAcaataaaagaaaacaaaCCGAAAAGGGAGataaggaaaataaaaatgcaaatattaaaaaatataaattatttacaaaagaTTTTGAAGAACATTTCTTGAAAGAAGATAATAtagaaatggaaaaaaaaaatgaaagttctacaaaaaaaaataatgatacaAATAATGGCTTTAATTTAGGAAAATCTGAAACTCAggatattattaatttgctCTTTAGtgaaatgaataataaaacaccTTTGGATATGGGATATAATAGTAGTGCCAATAAAAATGCTAATATGGCGGAAAAGGAAAATGaacgaaaaaaagaagaaatcGAACCTACACCGAAAAAAACGAACgaaacaataaataaaaagggaaattcaaaaaacaaaaaaggtATAAGTACAGAACACGATACATTAGAGAAtagattatttaaatatttcaaattgTTAGGACAATTATgtgcaaaaatattaacagATAATCGAAATGTCGATATTAATTTGCATCCATTATTTTGGTATCTTGTAATGAATAACTCTGGATACATCAACATGTCAAAGTTGCATCACTATCAATCG gTTGATGCAGTAAATATGaatagtataaataaactATTGGAGTACCGAAGAGATGGCAAAAATGTTGAAGACTTACACCTTGATTTTACACTATTag GAACTACGCCACCCGTTGAACTAATACCTGATGGTTCGAACATATCCGTAACCaatgaaaatttagatttgtttataaacaaaacaattcaatattctttatatgaGGGAATAAAATTTCAG gTATGGGCATTTCGCTTCGGTTTTAGTACTATAGCGCCATTAATAtgtacaaatatttttgacgaagaagaaatatgtgaatatttatttggaagtagtattaataatgatgaGTATTGGACTAAATCTCATTTATCAACTTATATTAAACCTGATCATGG gTACACAAATGATTCAATTACATTCATTACGCTAATCGAGATATTATCCGAATTTGACTGTAATGAAAGGAAAATGTTTCTTAAATTTTGTACCGGAACATCTACCTTACCTAATAATGGGTTTTCAGCCTTAAA gCCATTAATGAAAGTTGTTAAGAAAgaagataataatgatttaCCCAGTGTTATGACATGtacaaattatttgaaaattccagactataaaaacaaagaaaaattacGAAATCGACTAATGTATGCCATCAATGaag gCCAAAAGAATTTTTCCTTATCGTAG